From the genome of Sulfurovum sp. NBC37-1, one region includes:
- the fusA gene encoding elongation factor G gives MARTHKLEDVRNIGIAAHIDAGKTTTTERILFYTGVEHKIGEVHDGAATMDWMEQEQERGITITSAATTCEWLGKQINIIDTPGHVDFTIEVERSMRVLDGAVSVFCAVGGVQPQSETVWRQRNRYGVPSLVFVNKMDRTGADFLEVERQIRDRLKGNPLVIQLPIGAEENFEGVVDLVKMKEIVWDADAEMGSAYHEQDIRPELQEQAEAFREKLIEGISEVDGNEELMEKYMEGEELTTEEIMAGIKAATIHMHVVPMLPGTAFKNKGVQTLLDAVVHYLPSPVEAPPIKGTKMEDEDVEVVVESTDDGEFASLAFKIMTDPFVGQLTFIRVYRGSLESGSYVLNSTKEKKERVGRIMKMHAIKREEISEIYAGEIGAVVGLKNTTTGDTLCSDKDKVVLERMDFPDPVISVAVEPKTKADQEKMGIALSKLAAEDPSFRVNTDEESGQTIISGMGELHLEILVDRMKREFKVEAEVGAPQVAYRETIRKAVNKEYKYAKQSGGRGQYGHVFLKIEPQEPGFGYEFVDAVKGGVVPKEFIQPVNKGVQEAMARGIQAGYPVEDVKVTLYDGSYHDVDSSEMAFKLAGSMGFRDGCREANPVILEPMMKVEVEVPEEFMGDVIGDVAKRRGQVSGMDDRAGNKIVNAFVPLSEMFGYSTDLRSMTQGRATYAMEFDHYEEVPQNVAKEIIEKRNS, from the coding sequence ATGGCAAGAACGCACAAACTTGAAGACGTAAGAAACATCGGTATCGCCGCGCACATCGATGCAGGTAAAACAACAACAACGGAAAGAATCCTTTTCTATACAGGTGTTGAGCACAAGATCGGTGAGGTTCACGATGGTGCAGCAACAATGGACTGGATGGAGCAGGAGCAGGAAAGAGGTATTACGATTACTTCTGCTGCGACAACTTGTGAGTGGTTGGGTAAACAGATCAACATCATAGACACTCCGGGCCACGTTGACTTTACGATCGAAGTTGAAAGATCCATGAGAGTACTTGACGGTGCCGTATCTGTATTCTGTGCAGTTGGTGGTGTTCAGCCGCAATCTGAGACAGTATGGAGACAGAGAAACCGTTATGGTGTACCTTCACTGGTTTTCGTGAACAAAATGGACAGAACCGGTGCTGATTTCCTTGAGGTCGAGAGACAGATCAGAGACAGACTCAAAGGTAACCCTCTTGTAATCCAGCTTCCTATAGGGGCTGAAGAGAACTTCGAAGGTGTGGTCGATCTTGTAAAAATGAAAGAGATCGTATGGGATGCAGATGCTGAAATGGGTTCTGCATACCATGAGCAGGATATTCGTCCGGAGCTTCAGGAGCAGGCTGAAGCATTCAGAGAAAAACTGATCGAAGGTATTTCTGAAGTTGACGGTAACGAAGAGCTTATGGAAAAATACATGGAAGGTGAAGAACTTACGACTGAAGAGATTATGGCCGGTATCAAAGCGGCAACAATCCATATGCACGTAGTTCCAATGCTTCCTGGAACAGCATTTAAGAACAAAGGTGTACAGACACTTCTTGACGCAGTCGTTCATTATCTTCCATCTCCTGTTGAGGCACCACCGATCAAGGGTACCAAAATGGAAGATGAAGATGTAGAAGTAGTTGTTGAGTCTACTGATGATGGCGAGTTCGCTTCATTGGCATTCAAAATTATGACTGACCCTTTTGTCGGTCAGTTGACATTTATCCGTGTATACAGAGGTTCTCTGGAGTCTGGTTCTTATGTCCTTAACTCTACAAAAGAGAAGAAGGAAAGAGTTGGCCGTATCATGAAGATGCATGCGATCAAAAGAGAAGAAATTTCCGAGATCTATGCTGGTGAGATCGGCGCAGTTGTTGGTCTTAAGAATACAACGACCGGTGATACTCTCTGTTCAGACAAAGATAAAGTCGTTCTTGAAAGAATGGATTTCCCGGATCCGGTTATCTCTGTTGCAGTTGAACCTAAAACAAAAGCTGACCAGGAAAAAATGGGTATTGCATTGAGCAAACTTGCGGCAGAAGATCCATCTTTCCGTGTCAACACAGATGAAGAGTCCGGTCAGACAATTATTTCAGGAATGGGTGAACTTCACCTTGAGATCCTTGTTGACAGAATGAAAAGAGAATTCAAAGTTGAAGCTGAAGTTGGTGCGCCACAGGTTGCTTACCGTGAGACTATCAGAAAAGCGGTCAACAAAGAATACAAGTATGCGAAGCAGTCCGGTGGACGTGGACAGTATGGTCACGTATTCCTCAAGATCGAGCCACAGGAACCAGGATTTGGTTATGAGTTCGTTGATGCAGTCAAAGGTGGGGTTGTTCCTAAAGAATTTATCCAGCCGGTTAATAAAGGTGTACAGGAAGCAATGGCAAGAGGTATCCAGGCAGGATATCCGGTTGAAGATGTTAAAGTTACACTTTATGATGGTTCTTACCATGATGTGGATTCATCTGAGATGGCGTTTAAACTTGCAGGTTCAATGGGATTCAGAGATGGTTGTAGAGAAGCAAATCCAGTTATTTTGGAACCAATGATGAAAGTTGAAGTTGAAGTACCAGAAGAGTTCATGGGTGATGTCATCGGTGATGTTGCTAAAAGACGTGGCCAGGTTTCCGGTATGGATGACAGAGCAGGGAACAAAATCGTTAATGCATTTGTTCCACTTTCTGAAATGTTCGGTTACTCAACAGACCTTCGTTCAATGACTCAGGGTCGTGCGACATATGCTATGGAATTTGACCATTATGAGGAAGTTCCGCAGAATGTAGCTAAAGAGATCATCGAAAAGCGTAACAGCTAA
- a CDS encoding DUF2853 family protein — protein sequence MSTLAEKVAHYTAVNNDLGLGLKEDLISKVAKGLGPSIYKSDSELVSCSDKEELARVRENFLKGKLGFKGHEEDLDHAIKEACEAMGTSNRNKYRALFYALLVRRLGREDVYA from the coding sequence ATGAGTACATTAGCAGAAAAAGTAGCACACTACACAGCAGTGAACAATGATCTGGGACTTGGGCTGAAAGAAGATCTTATATCCAAAGTAGCCAAAGGTCTCGGGCCATCCATTTACAAAAGTGATTCCGAGCTTGTTTCCTGCAGCGACAAAGAGGAACTTGCAAGGGTAAGAGAGAATTTTCTCAAAGGAAAACTTGGCTTCAAAGGCCACGAGGAAGACCTTGACCACGCCATAAAAGAGGCTTGTGAAGCAATGGGTACTTCAAACAGAAATAAATACAGAGCACTCTTTTATGCCCTGCTAGTTAGACGCCTTGGCCGAGAGGACGTTTACGCTTAA
- a CDS encoding helix-turn-helix domain-containing protein: MIDFKTVMQRIREILISQEKKKKILDREIASALHLDPQYFAVIKKRNKIPYEAIAHFCEEQHVNMNWILLKQEPTYLT, from the coding sequence ATGATAGATTTCAAGACTGTTATGCAGCGGATCAGAGAGATACTCATCTCTCAGGAAAAGAAAAAAAAGATACTGGACAGAGAGATCGCGTCAGCACTGCATCTAGATCCACAATACTTTGCCGTAATCAAAAAACGCAACAAAATCCCCTACGAAGCCATTGCCCACTTCTGCGAAGAACAGCACGTCAACATGAACTGGATTCTACTGAAGCAGGAACCGACTTATTTGACCTGA
- the queF gene encoding preQ(1) synthase: protein MKYGEKEIQEFDINAEENFWPNEHEKNYTINIELPEFMCLCPRSGYPDFAIMKLSYVPDKKVIELKALKLYINSFMYRHISHENSANEIFDALYSQLEPKSMKLIADFNPRGNVHTVIEIDSETF from the coding sequence ATGAAATACGGAGAAAAAGAGATACAGGAATTCGACATCAATGCCGAAGAGAATTTCTGGCCAAACGAACACGAAAAGAATTACACTATCAACATAGAGCTCCCTGAGTTTATGTGTCTCTGTCCACGCTCGGGTTACCCAGACTTCGCAATAATGAAACTTTCATATGTTCCTGACAAAAAAGTCATTGAGCTCAAAGCACTCAAACTCTACATCAACTCATTCATGTACAGACACATCTCCCATGAGAACTCCGCCAATGAGATTTTTGATGCACTCTATAGCCAGCTGGAACCAAAGTCAATGAAACTCATTGCCGATTTTAATCCCAGAGGAAATGTACACACAGTTATAGAGATAGACAGCGAGACGTTTTAA
- a CDS encoding EAL domain-containing protein, which translates to MLQSERQERGRRFELALRAGIPIILLISVVFYAIFFQGKKIELTLENGILFASIVFITVYFIYFLINLSVNETLVDLATQGYNEKAFISQLEAYHPKTVALLVIKNLSTISENYSTDEVDVLLYSVVHKLHNEFNKAGFGNTLIARRYGAEFLIAIDKESEEIQHIFENFIDQNRTINDIELDYAFSMIRDTDEHIKKTILHLKDLLAAQDQNKDNSSVPDAKEISQTEAAVIQALKEKNLLLSFRPLQNVKTGTIDIYEISVKLRSPDNGDILPRVFLPIINRLGLGREYDLTIFSHILTLLPLVDSNISFSFNLSPFSLRNKNFQKKFFSLLDEAATDPSRIIIELYERKTHHNLSGYLQTLKKFRSRGIRIAIDNFGASNASMEYMKHFNFDIVQFDRDYVSKLDDANTHAMLSSMVTMSKNLHITTVAKWVDSDTQKKELIALGIDYLQGFGIGKPITEQQLIQTYN; encoded by the coding sequence ATGCTGCAATCTGAACGACAGGAGAGAGGAAGACGTTTTGAGCTGGCTTTAAGAGCCGGTATCCCGATCATTCTGCTCATTTCTGTGGTCTTCTATGCCATCTTCTTTCAGGGAAAAAAGATTGAACTGACCTTAGAGAACGGTATCCTCTTTGCTTCCATCGTATTTATTACCGTCTACTTCATCTATTTCCTCATCAATCTCAGTGTGAACGAGACGCTTGTAGACCTGGCGACACAGGGGTACAATGAAAAAGCTTTTATCTCACAGCTGGAGGCCTATCACCCAAAAACTGTCGCTCTTCTGGTCATCAAAAACCTCAGTACGATCAGCGAAAACTACAGTACCGATGAAGTGGACGTGCTTCTTTACTCCGTCGTCCACAAACTTCATAATGAATTCAATAAAGCCGGTTTTGGAAACACACTGATTGCAAGACGCTACGGTGCCGAATTTCTCATTGCTATCGACAAAGAGAGCGAAGAGATACAGCACATCTTTGAAAATTTCATTGATCAGAACAGAACCATTAACGATATAGAGCTCGATTACGCCTTCTCCATGATCAGAGACACAGATGAACACATCAAAAAAACTATTCTGCATCTCAAGGATCTTCTTGCCGCACAGGATCAAAACAAAGACAACTCTTCTGTTCCGGATGCAAAAGAGATCTCCCAGACTGAAGCAGCCGTAATACAGGCACTGAAAGAGAAGAACCTTCTTCTCTCTTTCAGACCGCTCCAGAATGTAAAAACCGGTACGATCGATATTTACGAGATCTCGGTCAAGCTGAGATCACCCGACAATGGGGACATACTTCCCAGGGTCTTCCTCCCTATCATCAACCGCCTGGGACTGGGAAGAGAGTATGACCTTACCATATTTTCACATATTCTTACCCTTTTACCCCTTGTTGATTCCAACATCTCATTCTCCTTCAATCTTTCCCCTTTCTCTTTACGTAATAAGAATTTTCAAAAAAAATTCTTTTCGCTTCTGGATGAAGCAGCGACCGATCCTTCGCGTATTATCATTGAACTGTATGAGAGAAAGACACACCACAACCTCAGCGGCTATCTGCAAACACTGAAAAAATTCCGCTCAAGAGGCATTCGTATCGCCATTGACAACTTCGGAGCATCTAACGCTTCCATGGAATACATGAAACATTTCAATTTCGATATTGTACAGTTTGACAGGGACTACGTCAGCAAACTGGATGATGCCAATACCCATGCCATGCTGAGCTCCATGGTCACCATGTCTAAGAACCTCCATATCACTACCGTGGCAAAATGGGTGGACAGCGACACACAGAAAAAAGAACTGATCGCATTGGGCATAGACTACCTGCAGGGCTTTGGCATCGGAAAACCCATTACAGAACAACAACTTATTCAAACATACAATTAA
- the gyrB gene encoding DNA topoisomerase (ATP-hydrolyzing) subunit B codes for MAEYGASNIKVLKGLEAVRKRPGMYIGDTSTKGLHHLVYEVVDNSIDEAMAGYCDTIKVTLTKAGSAIIEDNGRGIPVTEHPTEKISAATVVLTVLHAGGKFDKDTYKVSGGLHGVGVSVVNALSKDLHLTVFKDGEIHEQSFQKGIPQEPLVATGPTRKTGTKIEFWPDDSIFTEGVTFQKEILLKRFRELCYLNPSITIEFKDERDGTKEKFHFEGGIKQFVEDMNTKPPLSTAQFFQGKADDIEIDIALMYCDADSEKTLSFVNNIKTPDGGTHEAGFRAGLTRSMSSYISKNASAKEKGTKITGDDCKEGLIAIVSVRVPEPQFEGQTKGKLGSSYVRPLVQKFFSEQFNKYLEENPVEAKAIMAQVLLAARGRDAAKRAKDLVKRKDSMSIGTLPGKLADCQSKDPKISEIYLVEGDSAGGSAKQGRDRVFQAILPLKGKILNVEKARLEKILKSDEIKNMITALGCGIGDEFNEEKLRYHKIIIMTDADVDGSHIQTLLMTFFFRFLQPVVEKGYLYLAQPPLYRYKKGKNETYLKDDKALNDFLIENGISVIESHTMGENDLVDLFKLVAYYKMTLKEIEKRFALPEVLRYMIENPDIIGTSNKELAKTLEKYIKKLGYNILNKTITEDRLHYFVQTNDGLEELIVDEILFTNPHYNEAIHIHQKIQEHITDEFKDKDLLALFAEVEASAKKGAYIQRYKGLGEMNPEQLWETTMTPENRRLLQVRIDDSEEASETFTLFMGDEVEPRRNYIESHAKDVKHLDV; via the coding sequence ATGGCAGAATATGGTGCGAGTAACATTAAGGTCCTTAAGGGACTCGAAGCGGTAAGAAAAAGACCCGGAATGTATATCGGTGACACTTCCACAAAAGGGCTTCATCACCTTGTCTACGAAGTCGTGGATAACTCTATCGATGAAGCAATGGCAGGGTATTGTGATACTATCAAGGTCACCCTTACCAAAGCAGGTTCTGCCATCATTGAAGATAACGGCCGGGGGATCCCTGTTACAGAGCACCCTACAGAGAAAATCTCTGCTGCGACCGTGGTACTTACCGTGTTGCATGCCGGGGGTAAATTCGACAAGGACACCTACAAGGTCTCCGGTGGTCTTCACGGGGTCGGGGTCTCCGTTGTAAACGCACTATCCAAAGACCTGCATCTGACCGTCTTCAAGGACGGTGAGATACATGAACAATCTTTTCAGAAGGGTATCCCTCAGGAACCGTTGGTAGCCACCGGACCTACACGCAAAACAGGAACGAAAATAGAATTCTGGCCGGATGATTCCATCTTCACCGAGGGCGTCACTTTCCAGAAAGAGATCCTGCTGAAGCGTTTCAGGGAGCTCTGCTACCTCAACCCAAGCATTACCATCGAATTCAAAGATGAGCGTGACGGAACCAAAGAGAAATTTCATTTTGAAGGCGGTATCAAACAGTTCGTTGAGGACATGAACACCAAACCACCACTTTCAACGGCACAGTTCTTCCAGGGGAAAGCAGATGATATCGAGATCGATATCGCCTTGATGTATTGCGATGCGGATTCGGAAAAGACACTCTCTTTTGTCAACAACATCAAAACACCCGATGGGGGTACCCATGAAGCTGGATTCAGAGCCGGTTTGACCCGCTCTATGTCAAGCTACATCTCCAAAAATGCTTCAGCCAAAGAAAAAGGGACAAAGATCACTGGAGATGATTGTAAAGAGGGGCTTATAGCCATTGTTTCCGTACGTGTTCCCGAACCACAGTTCGAAGGACAGACCAAAGGGAAACTCGGCTCAAGCTATGTACGTCCCCTGGTACAGAAATTCTTCTCGGAGCAGTTCAACAAATACCTTGAAGAGAACCCTGTAGAAGCCAAAGCAATCATGGCACAGGTCCTGCTCGCCGCACGCGGCAGAGATGCCGCCAAAAGAGCCAAGGACCTGGTTAAACGTAAAGATTCCATGTCCATCGGAACACTTCCAGGCAAACTGGCGGACTGTCAGAGCAAGGATCCCAAGATCTCCGAGATCTATCTGGTGGAAGGGGACTCTGCCGGCGGTTCGGCCAAACAGGGACGAGACAGAGTTTTCCAGGCGATCCTGCCACTCAAAGGTAAGATCCTCAATGTTGAGAAAGCAAGACTGGAGAAGATCCTCAAATCAGATGAGATCAAGAACATGATCACTGCACTGGGTTGCGGGATCGGGGATGAATTCAATGAAGAAAAACTCAGATACCACAAGATCATCATTATGACCGATGCCGACGTTGACGGCTCACATATCCAGACACTGTTGATGACCTTCTTCTTCCGATTCCTGCAGCCGGTCGTGGAGAAAGGATACCTCTATCTCGCACAGCCGCCGCTTTACCGTTACAAAAAAGGGAAGAACGAAACGTACCTTAAAGATGACAAGGCACTGAACGATTTCCTCATCGAAAACGGTATCTCTGTGATAGAGAGCCACACGATGGGAGAGAACGATCTTGTCGACCTGTTCAAACTCGTGGCTTATTATAAAATGACACTCAAAGAGATCGAAAAGCGTTTCGCCCTTCCCGAAGTGCTTCGCTACATGATCGAAAATCCGGACATCATAGGAACATCCAACAAGGAACTGGCAAAAACACTTGAAAAGTACATCAAGAAGCTGGGATACAACATTCTGAACAAGACGATCACAGAAGACAGGCTGCACTACTTTGTCCAGACCAATGACGGACTCGAAGAACTGATCGTAGATGAGATCCTCTTTACCAATCCTCATTACAATGAAGCGATCCACATTCACCAGAAGATCCAGGAGCACATCACGGACGAATTTAAAGACAAAGACCTCCTGGCACTCTTTGCAGAAGTGGAAGCGTCAGCCAAAAAAGGTGCCTATATCCAACGCTACAAAGGTCTGGGTGAAATGAACCCTGAACAGCTCTGGGAGACGACTATGACCCCAGAGAACAGAAGGCTGCTCCAGGTCAGGATCGATGACAGCGAAGAAGCAAGTGAAACCTTTACCCTCTTTATGGGCGACGAAGTGGAACCAAGAAGAAATTACATCGAAAGCCATGCCAAAGATGTCAAACATCTGGATGTCTGA
- the tsaD gene encoding tRNA (adenosine(37)-N6)-threonylcarbamoyltransferase complex transferase subunit TsaD, protein MILSIESSCDDSSIAVTETSTKKILYHKKISQEAEHSCYGGVVPELASRLHAVALPKILEETKPWFDKLKAVAVTNQPGLGVTLLEGIAMAKTVAVLQNIPLIPVHHLKGHIYSLFIEKKTLFPLLVLLISGGHTQIIRVKDFEHMEILATSMDDSVGESFDKCAKMMHLGYPGGPLIEALALKGDENRFDLPVPLRNSPLIAFSLSGLKNAVRLTVEKLGGAEKMTEQDEADLSASFQKAVKLHLLQKSKKIFAKEPIRDFAIVGGASANQYLRGAYADLCREFRKTMHVAPLQYCSDNAAMIGRYAIDAYEREQFIDPNEIDIVSTKKQQAGMLL, encoded by the coding sequence ATGATCCTCAGTATCGAGTCCAGCTGTGACGACAGCTCCATCGCCGTTACCGAAACAAGCACAAAAAAGATACTCTACCACAAAAAGATCTCCCAGGAGGCGGAACACTCCTGCTACGGCGGAGTGGTCCCGGAGCTGGCATCAAGGCTGCATGCGGTAGCCCTGCCCAAGATACTCGAAGAGACAAAACCGTGGTTTGACAAACTTAAAGCAGTTGCCGTCACCAATCAGCCCGGCCTTGGCGTAACGTTGCTTGAGGGGATCGCTATGGCAAAAACGGTGGCTGTACTGCAAAACATCCCCCTGATTCCTGTGCATCATCTCAAAGGGCACATCTATTCGCTCTTCATAGAAAAAAAGACCCTTTTCCCTCTTTTGGTGCTTCTGATCTCTGGCGGACATACACAGATCATACGTGTCAAGGATTTTGAACATATGGAGATACTCGCAACGAGTATGGATGATTCTGTGGGTGAGAGCTTTGACAAATGTGCCAAAATGATGCATTTGGGCTATCCCGGTGGTCCGCTCATCGAAGCGCTTGCCCTCAAAGGGGACGAGAACCGTTTCGACCTACCTGTGCCGTTGCGCAATTCTCCCCTTATTGCCTTTTCCCTCTCCGGCCTGAAGAATGCCGTACGGCTTACCGTTGAGAAGCTTGGGGGTGCAGAGAAGATGACAGAACAGGACGAAGCCGACCTCTCCGCCTCCTTTCAAAAAGCAGTCAAACTGCACCTGCTCCAGAAAAGCAAGAAAATCTTTGCCAAAGAGCCTATCAGGGATTTTGCCATCGTGGGAGGTGCTTCAGCCAACCAGTACCTCAGAGGTGCCTATGCGGACCTCTGCAGGGAATTCAGGAAGACCATGCATGTCGCCCCACTCCAATACTGCTCCGACAACGCAGCCATGATAGGCCGATATGCCATAGATGCCTATGAACGAGAACAATTCATTGATCCCAACGAGATTGATATCGTCAGTACCAAAAAACAGCAGGCGGGAATGCTGTTGTAG
- a CDS encoding RBBP9/YdeN family alpha/beta hydrolase: MDKVLILHGWGGSDSPHWQAELACEIAKNYGTVSFPLLDNCHFPSRNRWIKQVKTILKDFRPNTVVCHSLANTLWFWLCEEDIESVERLFMVSPPSLTTTESTIRTFFPCPMPDDLHAKEVQMIVSSNDPWITVEEASRIAQHYNIPLTIIENAGHINADSGYGKWELIEQLVMEKKC; the protein is encoded by the coding sequence ATGGATAAAGTCCTTATATTGCACGGCTGGGGAGGTTCTGATTCCCCGCACTGGCAGGCGGAGCTTGCTTGTGAGATCGCAAAGAATTATGGTACGGTCAGTTTCCCCCTGCTTGACAACTGCCATTTTCCAAGTAGGAACAGATGGATAAAGCAGGTCAAGACAATACTGAAAGATTTCAGACCGAACACCGTCGTATGTCATTCCCTGGCCAATACCCTCTGGTTCTGGCTCTGTGAAGAAGATATTGAAAGTGTAGAAAGACTTTTCATGGTATCCCCGCCAAGTCTGACCACAACTGAAAGTACCATCAGAACATTCTTCCCCTGTCCCATGCCGGACGATCTTCATGCCAAAGAGGTTCAGATGATTGTCTCAAGCAATGACCCGTGGATCACCGTAGAAGAAGCCTCACGGATCGCACAACATTACAATATCCCTCTTACAATCATTGAAAATGCAGGGCATATCAATGCAGACAGCGGGTACGGAAAATGGGAATTGATTGAACAATTAGTAATGGAGAAAAAATGTTAA
- the dxr gene encoding 1-deoxy-D-xylulose-5-phosphate reductoisomerase, with protein MVLLGSTGSIGVNTLIVAEHYNIAIEALVAGNNIDLLNQQIAVHQPKLVAIANKADRDRVNHPRVFCGTEGILEVIERSQSRTVVNALVGYAGLAPTLKATSLGKKVALANKESLVVAGEFINMSLITPIDSEHFGLWYLMNDRPFSKLYITASGGAFRDWELNKMKDATFSDALKHPNWSMGNKITIDSATMTNKLFELLEAKWLFDTSNIDAVIEKRSVIHALVEFVDGSTTAHFAGVDMKLPIAFALKGEVTKEILPPTNLLGIGSLEFLPIEATRYPIWNIKEHILQNPHLGVVVNAANEVAIKAFQKEKCSFVGMSEMVLDAYKKFEDVKAKNIEEIIQIDREVRHYVSH; from the coding sequence ATTGTTCTTCTTGGTTCCACCGGCTCTATCGGGGTCAATACCCTCATTGTTGCAGAACACTACAACATCGCTATCGAAGCACTGGTAGCAGGGAACAATATCGACCTGCTTAATCAACAGATCGCAGTACACCAGCCCAAATTGGTCGCCATCGCCAATAAGGCTGACAGGGACAGGGTCAACCACCCCCGTGTGTTCTGTGGCACTGAAGGCATACTCGAAGTCATAGAACGGTCACAAAGTCGTACAGTGGTCAATGCCCTGGTAGGCTATGCCGGCCTCGCTCCCACACTCAAAGCAACCTCTCTGGGGAAAAAAGTAGCCCTGGCGAACAAAGAATCCCTCGTCGTTGCCGGAGAATTCATCAATATGTCGCTCATCACCCCCATCGACTCCGAACATTTCGGACTCTGGTACCTGATGAACGATCGTCCCTTCTCCAAACTCTACATCACCGCAAGCGGCGGTGCTTTCCGGGACTGGGAACTGAACAAAATGAAAGATGCCACTTTCTCTGATGCACTTAAACATCCCAACTGGTCCATGGGAAACAAGATCACCATCGACTCTGCGACCATGACCAACAAACTCTTCGAACTGCTTGAGGCCAAATGGCTTTTTGACACTTCCAATATCGATGCGGTGATTGAAAAGAGATCGGTCATCCATGCCCTGGTCGAATTTGTCGACGGCTCTACAACAGCGCACTTTGCGGGAGTGGATATGAAGCTGCCCATCGCTTTTGCACTCAAGGGCGAAGTAACCAAAGAAATCCTGCCGCCAACAAACCTTCTGGGTATCGGATCGCTGGAATTTCTGCCCATAGAAGCTACCCGTTACCCCATCTGGAATATCAAAGAACACATATTGCAGAACCCACATCTCGGTGTGGTGGTCAATGCCGCCAATGAAGTTGCCATCAAAGCTTTCCAGAAAGAGAAATGCTCCTTTGTCGGGATGAGCGAGATGGTTTTGGATGCCTACAAAAAATTTGAGGATGTAAAGGCGAAGAATATTGAAGAGATCATCCAGATAGACAGGGAGGTGAGACATTATGTTAGCCACTAA
- a CDS encoding phosphatidate cytidylyltransferase: MTRIFTDYQERWLTGIGLLALVGFIGWIDSFFVMWLFLGTIYMFAFYEAMKLFKLVGPGAYFWAALLWFFAYIYPNPDDLFYFVAIIFGASIAYFHNFDKRLILPFLYPVSGIFFFLILYDDFGIAAMFWLLVTVALTDVGAFFTGKAIGKTKFSDTSPNKTLEGVIGGVLVATAAGTYIGMIVAPLWIAFAVTFFTSVASVFGDLFESYLKREAGVKDSGDLLPGHGGILDRIDGYLFGAPMMVIALRAFL, encoded by the coding sequence ATGACACGGATTTTTACAGACTATCAGGAACGTTGGCTTACGGGTATCGGGCTGCTTGCCCTGGTTGGATTCATAGGGTGGATAGACAGCTTTTTTGTCATGTGGCTCTTTCTGGGAACTATCTACATGTTCGCATTCTATGAAGCGATGAAGCTCTTCAAACTGGTAGGACCTGGAGCCTATTTCTGGGCGGCGTTACTCTGGTTCTTTGCCTACATCTACCCCAATCCCGACGATCTGTTCTATTTCGTTGCGATCATCTTCGGTGCTTCTATCGCATACTTCCACAATTTTGACAAAAGACTGATCCTGCCTTTTCTCTACCCGGTCAGCGGTATTTTCTTCTTCCTGATACTCTACGATGATTTCGGCATTGCTGCGATGTTCTGGCTACTGGTGACCGTTGCACTGACAGATGTGGGCGCTTTCTTTACGGGCAAAGCGATCGGCAAGACCAAATTTTCCGACACTTCGCCCAACAAGACACTTGAAGGCGTCATCGGAGGCGTACTTGTCGCTACGGCGGCAGGGACCTATATCGGCATGATCGTCGCACCGCTCTGGATCGCTTTTGCCGTTACCTTTTTCACCTCCGTGGCTTCGGTCTTTGGCGACCTCTTCGAATCCTACCTTAAACGCGAAGCTGGTGTGAAGGATTCGGGAGACCTTCTCCCCGGCCACGGCGGGATACTCGACAGGATCGACGGCTACCTGTTTGGTGCACCTATGATGGTGATCGCTTTACGGGCGTTTTTATAA